NNNNNNNNNNNNNNNNNGGAACAACCACAAGTGGAACAACCGTGCGGCCAATCGCAACAACGACAACCCTACTAACTGCAACAACAACGATGGTTTCCGTTGTGCGTGGCCCCAGCACTTCCTAAAGTGGAGTAAAAAAGCTTTAAGCCAGATTTTTAGATTTTACGGAATCTAAGAGCGTGCTTGAGGGGAGTCCAGACCTGTCATCCTGGTTTGTCATTGCATATGGCGAACCGAAGAGCGCAGTAATCCACCCATCTTTCGTAACCTTGCGTTTCCAGCGGGGCGAGCAAGATGGGTGGAGTTTTTTATCTTGTAAAAACAGGGTGCGGTGATATTGTTTCCGGCGAGTTTAGAGCAGAGGCGCAAAATGAAAAAAAGAACTTATTGGAGAGCTGTTCCAGAAATTTGAGCAGGCTCGTTATTTATTGGAAAATGTCGAATGCTGGAGCGCTCGCGAATTGCAGGATATCTTTGGCTATACGGAATGGAGAAACTTTACAAAGGTCACTGATAAGGCCAAGAGTGCCTGCGAAAATGCTGGTAGCAAGATCTCTGACCATTTTGTTGACATCAACAAAATGGTCTCGCTAGGTTCTGGAAGTGAGAGAAAGATCGATGATATTGCCCTGACACACTGATATCGCAAGAGCATGTTGATAACAATGTGGCAGTACGCAAAATACTTATTGAACGTGGAGTACGGCCAGAATCACTGCCACCAGCGGAAGATGTCAAAAAAGTAGCTCGCAGGCTTGAAAATGAAGATAGGAAGATGTTGAAGGCTGGAAAGAAGATCAAATAATTTAAGGAGAGGGATTTTATATTGTGCATCAGATAAAGCAGATAATTGAACAGGCGCTTCTTGCGTGCAAGAAGAGAGGCGCTTTGGCGCTTGCCGAGATGCCTGCGGTCAACCTTGAAACTCCCAAGAATCCGGAGCACGGCGACCTTTCAACGAACGTTTCGATGTTGCTTGCAAAGCCTGAAGGGAAGTCCCCCAGAAAGATAGCGGAGGAGATAATATCCGTGATCAAGACCCCGGGCGACGAGCTTCTTTCGGTATCTATCGCAGGTCCCGGATTCATAAACTTTAAGATAAACCCAAAACTCTCATTGAGCATACTTCACAAGGTCTATGACGGCGGAGAGAAGTATGGCACGCTTAAGATCGGGGACGGCAGGAAGGTTCAGGTGGAGTTCGTCAGCGCCAATCCCACGGGGCCTTTGCATGTAGGTCATGGGCGAGGCGCTGTCTACGGCGATACGCTTGCGCGTCTTCTTGCGGCGGCCGGGTTCCAGGTCACAAAAGAATATTACCTTAACGACGCCGGCGTTCAGATGCAGACGCTAGGTAGGTCGGTACTTCTCCGTATAAAAGAGCTTGAAGGAGAGAAGATAGAGTTCCCTGAGAATTGCTATCAGGGCGAGTATATAAAGGATATCGCAAAGGAGATTTTATCATTGCGAGCGAAAGCGAAGCAATCCAGTGAATATAAATGGATGCAGGAGATTGCCTCGGCCGTTGGCCTCGCAATGACGGTCAACTCCGAAAATGACGTGATCCTATTCTTCGGCCAGTATGCCGGGAGAAAGATACACGATGAGATAGTGAAGGACCTTTCCGATTGCGGTGTGGGGCACGACGTCTATTTCAACGAATCGGAGCTTCACAAACACGGCAAGGTAGAGAATGCGGTCGAATTCCTGCGAAAGAGGGGTTTTGTCGAGGACAGGGAAGGGGCCATCTGGTTCCTCTCCACCAAGTTCGGCGACGAAAAGGACCGCGTCCTCAAGAAGAGCGATGGGTTCTATACCTATTTTGCCGCCGACATCGCATATCACAAGGATAAGTTCGACAGAGGGTTTGACCGTGTGATAGATATATGGGGTGCCGATCATGCCGGCCATGTCCCCAGGATGAAGGCGGCAATAGAGGCGATGGGACATGACCCCAAAAAGTTCGACG
This genomic stretch from Deltaproteobacteria bacterium CG11_big_fil_rev_8_21_14_0_20_49_13 harbors:
- a CDS encoding arginine--tRNA ligase translates to MVHQIKQIIEQALLACKKRGALALAEMPAVNLETPKNPEHGDLSTNVSMLLAKPEGKSPRKIAEEIISVIKTPGDELLSVSIAGPGFINFKINPKLSLSILHKVYDGGEKYGTLKIGDGRKVQVEFVSANPTGPLHVGHGRGAVYGDTLARLLAAAGFQVTKEYYLNDAGVQMQTLGRSVLLRIKELEGEKIEFPENCYQGEYIKDIAKEILSLRAKAKQSSEYKWMQEIASAVGLAMTVNSENDVILFFGQYAGRKIHDEIVKDLSDCGVGHDVYFNESELHKHGKVENAVEFLRKRGFVEDREGAIWFLSTKFGDEKDRVLKKSDGFYTYFAADIAYHKDKFDRGFDRVIDIWGADHAGHVPRMKAAIEAMGHDPKKFDAVLIQLVNLIKGGQLVSMSTRSAQYETLRTLLDEVGRDVCRYFFLMRSHDAQLDFDIDLATSQSMDNPVYYIQYAHARISSVFEKAKETGMKLKLSKDTDLEPLTLPEEMEIAMFLGEYPAVIEEAARKLEPHRITYYLLDLARKFQSYYTKGKKESSYRFLSEDIKMTSAKCYLLKNIQIVLKNGLNVLGLSAPDRMD